Proteins encoded in a region of the Vibrio ponticus genome:
- a CDS encoding glycine cleavage system protein R gives MTQHLVLTAVGSDRPGICNQIVRLVTQSGCNIVDSRIALFGSEFTLIMLLSGSNGAITRVETTLPLLGQEQNLITMMKRTAKHALVDHAYTIEAFIEADDKVGLTEKFTNFFADKQLDLSSLSAQTIDKDKLGTLHDQFQLTLTASVDSEFNLMQLQEEFTDLCREQDVKGSLNFIKNSQ, from the coding sequence ATGACTCAACATCTGGTACTAACTGCGGTTGGCAGTGACCGTCCTGGCATATGCAACCAAATAGTGCGTCTCGTTACGCAATCAGGTTGTAACATCGTTGATAGCCGCATTGCGCTTTTTGGCAGTGAGTTTACTCTCATTATGCTTCTTTCAGGCAGCAATGGTGCAATTACTCGTGTTGAGACGACTCTGCCTCTGCTCGGGCAAGAGCAAAACCTGATCACTATGATGAAGCGCACGGCGAAACATGCTCTAGTCGACCATGCCTACACCATTGAAGCGTTTATTGAAGCAGACGATAAAGTCGGTTTAACGGAAAAATTCACCAACTTTTTTGCCGACAAGCAACTAGACCTATCGTCATTAAGTGCACAAACCATAGATAAAGATAAATTGGGCACTTTACACGACCAATTTCAGTTAACTTTAACTGCCTCTGTCGATTCAGAGTTTAATTTAATGCAGTTACAAGAAGAGTTTACTGATCTTTGCCGCGAGCAAGACGTAAAAGGCTCACTGAATTTTATAAAGAACAGTCAATAA